The genomic segment AACTCCCTCCATCTTCAAAACaggtccttacataattaaaaatgtgggacaacaacaaattctctttaaccctagttggtccctaaaaagGGTAGAGCTAGCGCTGCACATTAATATCTCTGAAATTAACTCGAAATGTACCACCTTTCTGAGAACTGCCTACACCGGCTGGTTAGCATGGTTACATGGACGTTCTCTAAAACAATCTCAGCGTGTGCCACGGGATGCAACTGGGTTATTAGGGACaggattaggtatattaaatagcattgatgCTGAGGTTTTAATGAGTAGAgtaactgctactacagatgacctaaggaaattggaacaaccaataaaatcatccttattggctttaggagcaaatcaatggcttctatcAGATATTTTACCCCATTGGgaacaaattgaggaaaatgatcatcaattaattgtaaatgcccttggaaaagcccaaggcaatacctcccttgccttgagctgtatccaagcgcagttatggatacaatctgtagcagcagctattattagagaaggagaaggaggaactttgcccactgaaattcgaaaattgatttgggataatgcttcagaatttgaaaaagaatttcaagcttggtggcaattagtcaactttacccattattcagaaaatgataaaattgttgcctttatacttactataagtaatgccaccgtatacaatgtatatccaattattgcattaggactcaatcataatggaactatactttatcctaaagaacataaagtatgggcccatcaaaagggaggaaagtggcaaacaattgatgtaaatgcatgcattgtgcgtgaacaaaaaggtttcatctgtgaaagtaacacgctggaatctcaagacatttgtcttgacactgagcaaaatatttgccacttcgagatacatcctaatgaaacccttgaaactgtacttatatatattgggaaaggttgcgtttgtatgagaactcattgtgattctatagtcGTAGATGATACAGTGGTAGATACCAGTAAtcactctaatgtttgtgtttgcaattttaccaaaattctaggatgtgattttaaatactcagctcctgtcacttcttatcaacttattgcatctaattatattctgcttcatgaactgctgcctactcctattggaatgaacctcaccttggtgaagaaattgctggtacatgaggacctgaagcagctgatgacacaagtccgagaaaatggacaaaagactctgattactgtccaCCACgatgcacaagaaatacatcgagtgatggaaagagtgcagagagatgagagacaccgttggtgggacactttgtttggatggtcgccagctgccaagggaatcttcaacaagatgcttcaccctgttattgttctgctaatactcactgtatttgttttatactgacaattagtttgtatgttaaactctggtttatgatgaaacGTTTAGCATCCCTACAAAATGTACATACACTCGATAAACCTCAATCCGAGAATGTATGTGATATCCCCGACATATTTCAACTGTcgtgaagcttgagtgactatagtcacggggtggattatgtggtgtaaatgcctgaagtaactaggaaaataaaactaacattcacgtttttaaggaaaaggtacagctttgaagaggctttcagggtagggcataactgcattatctgagcgttccctcggctcccaaccttagatgctatcgcgctggggaaacttggtgtgctagctctaaggaacaccacggagcgtggagtggagtggagacaccacggctaggctctgtgatcaggtgggacctctattgttcttgtgcacaaagcagcactttttgccaccctaagccaaagacctgtcacgttttgacaaatgctgtaccctagtgttctttttgctcattataatatcattataataccaaaacacacctccatcccaaaagctacccgcctccaaggtgcgaccacccctcactgagcatgcgctctgaatttctcggagcctattactttaaacggagacgggaaaactttacaccaatcataactaagatatgcttgactagagccactcaagctccacctaaaagatagaaaataatataaattggcccaagagagaggggatgttagggaagataccaccgtcaggggagataccatcccgaggacatacagcatccttaggacctcctgactcctgggatcagtcgacgggctgagcctctcttccccccccattgggacgcctttgggtgagatctgaatatttgcttataaatctctatatagagtctttgatcctttcaacgcgtttatttctaggctgtgcacccataacacctataacacctataacacctgtaacatctataccatctataacatctataacatctgtaacacctataacacctgtcacatctataacacctataacgcctgtgtatttcatgcatattagcttgcttttgcagacagtcactatcgccggcaatccaaaagaacctgattatctgttgctgtaataaaccatacttgattgcattgtgatagttttcattaatgcgacttgggtgagggtgattatccgtgataattcagtgttctgaatctaaccagacccccagacggttaatgcattgttggtgaatgtctgaacggacccccaggtggttaatacgtttttggtgaatgtctgagtggacccccaggcggttattacgtttttggtgattgtccgaacggacccccagttttggtgaatgtccgactggttcagtactctgaatccaaacgggcccgtgacggttaatcagctacacccctttaacgcgacagctGGACACAGGGGATTAcaagaaatcaaagctgatAGAAGTGGAAAAGGCTAAAGATTTGGAAGACTAATTCTGTATAGCCTGTAGGCAACcatgtttatgtggcaaggaagAAGCACTGCCTTCTCAAGAGATCACCTCACAAGATACTAAAAGgttaaattttgaagtgtaagcctatgataaataaaatacaactgaaacttGATGACTGCACAAAGAGCTATGGGTTAGCATAGCTTGGAGTGAAATGCGAGTCTGTGGGAGTGTGGGGAGAATGTTATGCACAGTATGCTTGGCAAATACTTTGGATTGTGGAAGCAGTTAGAAAAGGCTTATGGAGAGTCTTAAAGACTCAGTAAATTTCTCCCAGCTGGACATGCATGGGACACTGAATTCAGGAGCATTCAGGACCGTACGTATTGGTATGGTTTCAAGGCTGAAAGCAAGATGTAGCCCTGCTAACAGTTGGCACAAGTGTTAACTCTGAAGGTGCATTTCTATGAGGAAGAGCCTTTGAGACTGACAGCCCAGCTGGCCTAGGCCACAGGAGTGGTGCTAACGTAATCCCTTTCCTAGGCAGTCATGCCAGTATCAGCTCAGGGGCatgttgcagcagaagcagtcagcTGGCATGCACATTTCATCCTGTCCCAAAGCAGGGTAGCACGTGCTGGCACCCCCACCGCAGTGCTTCACAgtcacatcttcagcagcatcctctgccacATCCCCACCACATCGCCATCGATGGCCTTGagcaaaaagcagtgtgacagggcaaagtgtgtgggcagagctctggggtctggttCCTAATGGGATCTCCTCATgggcactgcagtgtgctggtggGATTGGTACCCCTTGAAGGGGCAGCTCTAGTAAGATGGAACATCTGCTTTCATAAGGAAACCCAcattgtaaatacttttaagctcattttactttgcttacaGGATGAACCAAGAGCTGAAACACTGTCTGCAACCCTAACTCTGTGAAGGAGAAGTAACTCATTAGAGGAGATTACAACAGGTGAATTTTAAGGTAATTCATTAAagcaagatcattttttctttgctgcttgcacctctacaaacctccactgcagatcactgtgtttctcctgcagagctgcatggtattgccaacatcacagaggagctccgtccctttcaaactgctcagggaggaggtgtttttagtgattgcttcttcttctttattttgttttcctttgttttccccacagatgaatgacaagacagcccagcctccgcaacttgaaagaatttttttgtctttcttattttttgcattcagaaataatgagtgtcacatggctggagaaacagcgagtgtgaagggcagcagaggacagtccAGAGATGTAGGCAAAAAAGATATGTGGCTGAAGTAGAGATCCACAGAtactgtgaagtgaaagatcTCCTTGAAAAGTTCTTTGCCATACGGGAAAGTTCTCTTTCAatttgctggaaagaagggaagatctagaaggaaacacagagagaaaacagagatcaaAGTCCAGAAAGTACATCGTTCCATCTGTCATGTGCGTGAAAACGGGAAGGactgagctggtgcttcaggagctggggtttCAGGACATCCTCTTGAACAAGTCACCAAACCCCTCAGCCCTGGGGAGTGGGAAGACCTGTGATGTGCACACACCCAGCCATGAGATGACAGCAGGGTTGGTGGCATGGTGTGAGGGGATGTATCATTTATATTAGCAGCATGCCACCCTGAGCACTACTGATAGGTTATGAGCATGATGGGGTCTTCTagctgcaaaatggcatttggttGGAACCATGAGCCACAGGGTGAGTTTGACCTCGTGGTACTCAGTGTGAAACCCGTTGTTTTGGAGCATCACTTGCAGAGTATTGCTGAGCTTAGGAGTAAGAAGAACTGTGGCCTGATTAAACTCAAGGCACTTGGGACACTTTCacgtgccaggagctctctaaGAATCACTCCTGTGTGATTCTGAGTGATTGCAAGAGGTGcttggaagcactgcagcagaaaaggaagtaataCAGTGTAccaggtctggctggaatgttaactttcccggcagcagcccatacagtgctgtactctgcacttgtagctggaacagcagtgttatcacaccagggttgtgtctactgctgagcagtgctggcacagcattgggcctctctctaaccctcctagggggtgggcaaaaagtgaggagagaaacatcactagggcagctgatctaaaccaatcaaagggatattccataccatgtgatgtcacactcagcaataaaaggtggaaacaggaagaggaggggaggggtgggctcttgttgtgaaaacatcgttcctcctcccaaacactggctatgtgcatctaggccctgcttcaaggacatggtcaatcatcgctcatttgtgggaagtagagagtaatttctttcctctgcacttccacatagccttcatttgttttatttgtttgttttcctccttttttttttttttattttccctttccccctcccttttccccttcccctttttatttccctttagttaaattgtttagtttataataatctttatttatttattattattatttccctttaattaaattatccttatctcaacctgtgaattgttctttgctttacttcttcccctcgtcatctaaagagggggagtgagagagcgattgtggggtttagctgcccaacacagtaaaaccaccacatacagGAAGGGAGTTTTCAGTCCCTGATGACTGAAGGAACCCACGGAGACACGGACTCTCTAAGGCAagatcatttcacttcattcccACTACTCTAAGAGTCCTGCCCAAGGAACTGCCAACTTGaccaacaggaagaagaaaaaatcaacctcTGTACTCATTTTGCTGGAGCCTGTGTCATCTCCTGCTTGCTTCCCACAGCAAAATAGGGAACAGTTGCCAAGTGGACTTGCTGGGGTTGGTCCAAGCTGTCACTGTGCAGTTTGCaaggggagctgaaaaaatgcagttgtctgcaagccaggaaactttcagctcttttatgATCTTCTTGAAGGTTTGGAGCTTTGTGCTAGTTGAGGAATGCAGGTGCTATAGCAATTAGGAGTCAACACATTTTCATGAAGCCATTGAACATCGCAATTATACTGCGTTGACAAAGGCTATATTCACGACCACATCTGTTATTTTGACTTACAGGAGCTCTTTTGTAAGCCTAGATATGTATTACTCTTGGCTAGCTCCTCTGGGAAATCTGCTCGTCTCACTACCAGCCTTATGATTGCCCAATTACTTTTATTCCCACCTTTGCCCTATCCCATCCTATTGATTTATCCCCTGCTTTAAGGGTGGTTTTATCCAGTCCCCCAAAGTGGAATAGGCTGCCAGTGCTGTTAGCAATTTGTCAAAGACTAAAGGTTCTTggatcatgggaagaagatcaatcctgcagaaaaagagtcTGGAACAGGTCTTAAGCcccagcttggagagcactatTAAGGAGAGCACCATGCAACAAGGCTCCTTCATGCACGAGGTTCTGTAAGCACCAGACCCCACTGACAGCAAAGCCAACAGAGGTATGTgtcagacctgctggtcaccaaGACAGCCTGTCCCACTGACTCCCAGACAGGCAACCCAGgttccagcactgccttgcaaATGAGGGAGAtccaggaagggctgcaaagggaCATCAGCCACTGTTCTGTTCACTCCTACAGTTCACTGCTCTTTGAGTCAGGCTTGACCTGTTGGATGAGAATAGGAGTAGTTATCTGAGTAAGAGGAGTGAGGAATATGCTTCAGTGAGGTTTCTTAATAACCTCAAGCTCTACAttggctttctgaattttctggcaagtgacagttgggatgataaaggagcagtgccacttaaaacacaattttttattgctccacggaataatgcaaatgatgaaagaaatcatgagactaaattctgtcaaagatgtctgtttctttcctacccATCATTGCAACAGCGTGAGTCTTCAAGAGGCATCTCTTGCCCAGATAAGAGTCAGCAGTGCTACCACCCACCTTATATGGGATGACTCCAGTGAACTGAGGGAAGAGGATTGGtggatgatagaaaaaaaatatgaaaaatggataTTGAGTACCCATCTAAACACAATCACAGCgtggacaaaagcaaaataaatttattcatattcccatcctctcctgggctgcaagtgcttaTATCTGAgaccatttttgtgcttttcatggagatctggtctgtcattttgcagaaatattaggtactcacttcatcatctttgtggcaaaatgttcttgtgttgtctttgttctcctcttcttttttttctttttttttttttttttttcctcatttatttcctcactaattgctttctttcctttcccctccaagcagagctggctggtatGAATGCTGAGCTAGTTCATCTGGGTGTGGAAGAGTGATCTTCCAGACTTCTCCTAGCAGCAGACATGTTGTCCTTGCTTGCTTTAGCGATCTTTCCCGGATTCTTGGCTGGTTCTGTGGACTGACTCTGGGATGGGATTTCCCTAAGCAGATGTCACAGAGCTGCCCCACTTGGAGGCATGAGAGTGCAACCATAGAACCATGGGTTACAAGTTGTTCTTTATACTATGCAGACCTCAAATGCGGCTCAGTTTTCAATTAGATTAAGCATCTTCTTGCCTGTAAGCCTTGGAGTCTGAGAGTTCCTGTAGTTTCCCTTCTCATGCATTGTTATAAGAGgcctgaaagcctgaaaaagggacCCAAACACCAAACAGCACTGTTGGACTCCTTTGAACTTTCAAGTCATGTGATACCCATAGCTCCAGCATTATCAAGGAATTTAGGCAGGTTTCAATGGCACCAAGAAGAGTAGCCAGCATTGCCTTCTCTgctagcagtgtgccctgacacactcatttatggctttatagaaagccataaaatgttcttcttttcaccCCAGGAAACTAGTAGGGCttagaggacagggaggtgggtcCATGGAGCTGATCAGGTCCATTTCTCcaggtgttttgaagaaaagttatgcactttgatttccttcaaCGATCATCACAGTAGAGATAATCTGTCATCAGGCTGATGTAGTTTGGTTCAATACCATCAGTGGAAGGCCCAGAAAGGAGTACAAACTCAcatcagaaattactgtttcccttgtctcattgctgccttgcaccagctgcctttctggggcTGATCTGATAACTTTCACCATATCCTGCATCACCTAGGCTGTTTGGCTCTGACACAGAGCTGTCCCAGAGTCACCCCAGCAGACATCAGGCCTTGGTTTGCCTCTTGGAGTTACTGAGAGCactctgaagttaaaatacatgaaggatGCAATTGTCCATCGTTTTCTATCCCAACAGAGCACAGCTACAtccagacagggaaaagataaatgtgGGAACTGTGTTGGAAGCACCCTATAGAAACAGATCCAAATGGTTCATCAGGAAGTGACTCCCACAGGGGCCTTCATAAGATGGGACCCATGGGGACATCCCTGTCAGCGCTGACCTGCAGAGGGACTGTGCGAGGAGGGTAGCACAGGAGTGCAAAGGTGGGGTTGAAAGAACATCTGCTCCACCacacaggctgtggtgctggtgccctcaCAAACGCAGCACAATgcatcagggcagcagcagtgcaaaggtGCAGAGCCTGTTGAACAGGGGTAACCAAACTCAGGCAGTTACTGAAAGGCTCCCCAAATCCATATGTTGGACCCTGACCTGTCAGGAAGCAACAGctagaaataaatcccatgtGCAAATCTGTGTTATGGTAGTAGtagaggtgctgtttgtgctgggtttgggtcACCTATTTAGGGGTAAAGAGCTGTATTCTGCGCTGagtattccctgctgcttttcactatATGGTTGCATAGACTGAGGCCTTATCATCTAAGACCTGTCTTAAACCTAGTTTTCATACAGTGTGGCTTctgctgtgtcatttattaaaatgttggtcCAACCTCTACAGGGGAAGAATTCAGGAGGAACGAGACAATCTGGAAAAGCTCCCTTTTAGAAGTTGCTAAAGGCACCGTCAGATCTGGGTttggtatttttagtgtttctcctGGTGGGTGGGGTTGAGtggtgggaaacaaaaaagctgctcttcaggaTAATAGGTAgggcaaatgcatcttttccttgtaCCCCTTGCCAGGTTTGCTGGATGAATGCAGTGCAAGTACGTATTTTTAGGTGAGAGGGCTTATCagctctagaaaaatattacccaagctgatgttcaaatgaagattaaagcatgaaacctagccagaaaggtatcacacacacaattcttCCTTGCAAAGCACTGGTTATCTTTCTTAGTGCCCACGGTCTCTTCTGAGAACCATCATCCAAAGTTATACCAGTTAGTCCAGTTGGCACTAGTAACGTTTTTAGGAATACATGAGATGAAGAATCCTGAaggtaaacagttaaaatattgccaGACCATGTCCTTAACCTACCAAGATTTTCTAAAGTAgatagaaaaatagatgtttctttATGCTCCTTTTATCTATTACCTAAAAGACCCATGACGAACAGTGTAGTCCTTGATGTTGCATTGATTTAAAGCTTgtgggaccacagaaaatgctttgggatatatcagttaattaatagtgagttttg from the Anas platyrhynchos isolate ZD024472 breed Pekin duck chromosome 27, IASCAAS_PekinDuck_T2T, whole genome shotgun sequence genome contains:
- the LOC139999624 gene encoding uncharacterized protein translates to MDASRMLQKPDSDQRKHTAPYRIKITTKAGKEWAQKFWKDEEKVVERIEQCQASRRIGLRKDPESWDGDIWSDDDDGVEEVSDPEPQSISLRPLVKTETTVDDNDEIRTTVRTIPWSPAELIKIQEKFSRRPGESEVEYVWRVSLEGGDRIMLSEEEAANTQDRIQAAHRDGDRGRRRNPNFPIPTWSEFVQDLDKYGRRMGWINSSSIKPQDHSRRVRQIHTKNPRYPNFKNRFKFNKERDELWLRAVKQTEQLRRKQNVIVRGPFRILDVVRKGTIPPAGIAQKPTVRKWYAYLEGINEIMPITEGNTKISKLQKDIDSALLFQLPPTKPSPIQEAPPLKEDSDLTGVWFTDASSHRENNKWKYKAVALEVATGEKLIETGEGSAQVDSLTRLRQVDLTNDNQEWERLLEWLHVKRGHTGRADLYREETSSTTKDKKPLPPQIFENEPTQPPISLTPSIFKTGPYIIKNVGQQQILFNPSWSLKRVELALHINISEINSKCTTFLRTAYTGWLAWLHGRSLKQSQRVPRDATGLLGTGLGILNSIDAEVLMSRVTATTDDLRKLEQPIKSSLLALGANQWLLSDILPHWEQIEENDHQLIVNALGKAQGNTSLALSCIQAQLWIQSVAAAIIREGEGGTLPTEIRKLIWDNASEFEKEFQAWWQLVNFTHYSENDKIVAFILTISNATVYNVYPIIALGLNHNGTILYPKEHKVWAHQKGGKWQTIDVNACIVREQKGFICESNTLESQDICLDTEQNICHFEIHPNETLETVLIYIGKGCVCMRTHCDSIVVDDTVVDTSNHSNVCVCNFTKILGCDFKYSAPVTSYQLIASNYILLHELLPTPIGMNLTLVKKLLVHEDLKQLMTQVRENGQKTLITVHHDAQEIHRVMERVQRDERHRWWDTLFGWSPAAKGIFNKMLHPVIVLLILTVFVLY